The Flavobacterium sp. 102 genomic interval CATACTTTGAGCCGTGAAGGAATCGATGTGACCATTTATGAAAAAGAAAGCAAAGGCGGTGGTTTGATGACTTACGGTATTGCCGCTTATAAAGTAACGCCTGAATTTTGCGAAGAGGAGGTGAATTACATCACTTCCATTGGTGGCATCGACATCAAATACAATCAAGAATTTGGCAAAGACGTCACTTTGGAACAATTACAACAAAACTACGATGCGGTTTATATGGCGTTCGGAGTTGGATTGGCGCGTCAATTAGACATTGAAGGCGAACATTTACAAGGTGTTGAAGATGCGATTAAATTCATTTACGAATTACGCGATAATGATTATTCCAAAATTGCCGTAGGCGATAAAGTAGCCGTAATCGGAATGGGAATGACTGCTATCGATGCCGCTACGCAAGCCAAGAGATTAGGTGCTTCCGATGTGACTTTGGTGTACCGAAGAACACAATCCGAAATGCCTTGTACTGAAAAAGAATTGGACATTGCCAAACTCGACGGTTGTAAAGTAATCTGGTTGGCATCTCCCAAAGAAATCAGAGGCGAAAACGGTAAAGTCTCTCAACTGGTTTGCGATGTAATGAAACTCGGCGAACCCGATGCCAGCGGCAGAAGAAGTCCGGTAGTTTCGGGAGAAACTTTTACGCTAGATGTAGATATGGTCATCAAAGCTGCCGGGCAAATGCCTTTCCAATCTTTGGTGAATGACAATAATATCGAAAACAACAACGGCAAAATTGTCGTTGATGGAAAATCATCCGCTAAGATAGCCGGTGTATTTGCCGGTGGCGATTGCGTCAACGGCGGAAGAGAAGTGGTCGATGCGGTACAAGCCGGAAAAGACGGAGCCGCCGCTATTTTAAAATACATCATCAGTCCGGATTATATCATCGAATCCGAATTAAAACCAACTTTTAATAACTAAATTTATGATGAATGCTAAATGTTAAATGTTGAATGGAATGAAAACAGAGAACAAAATAGTAACCTTAACTTTTGATTTTTCTATTGCCATTATTGGTTTGTATAAAACTTTATTAGATCAAAAAGAGTGTGTGATTTCTAAACAATTACTTCGAAGCACCACTAGCATCGGAGCGAATGTGGAAGAAGCCAATGCCGCTCAAACTAAGAAAGATTTTATTGCGAAAATGTCGATTGCTTCAAAAGAGGCCAGAGAAACAAAATAT includes:
- a CDS encoding four helix bundle protein, yielding MKTENKIVTLTFDFSIAIIGLYKTLLDQKECVISKQLLRSTTSIGANVEEANAAQTKKDFIAKMSIASKEARETKYWLRLLDKSKLVPLDYSTF
- a CDS encoding NAD(P)-dependent oxidoreductase — encoded protein: MSIKNNRLTPAEYQENFTDIHPPFETRDAAVVEANRCLFCYDPPCMKSCPTSINVPKFIRQITTDNIKGSAHTIFSSNIMGAGCSKVCPVEKLCEGACVYNLMHETPINIAKLQRYSTEKAMENNWQLFDRKPSKGKKVAIVGAGPAGLSCAHTLSREGIDVTIYEKESKGGGLMTYGIAAYKVTPEFCEEEVNYITSIGGIDIKYNQEFGKDVTLEQLQQNYDAVYMAFGVGLARQLDIEGEHLQGVEDAIKFIYELRDNDYSKIAVGDKVAVIGMGMTAIDAATQAKRLGASDVTLVYRRTQSEMPCTEKELDIAKLDGCKVIWLASPKEIRGENGKVSQLVCDVMKLGEPDASGRRSPVVSGETFTLDVDMVIKAAGQMPFQSLVNDNNIENNNGKIVVDGKSSAKIAGVFAGGDCVNGGREVVDAVQAGKDGAAAILKYIISPDYIIESELKPTFNN